GCCCGGGCCACCAACGTCTTGTCGCTCCTGGAAGTCAAAGGATTCATTTTCAAACCCGAGGGCACCAACAAGTGGGAAATCTATTTCGACAAGATCGACGATTACTTCCGAATCCCCGGAGCGCCCCCGCCGCCGCCGGAAGAACCCACGACGCCCACCCAATCGGAGAGAGCGTCCGCGTGAGGCGCTCCGCGCTGTCCCTCCTCCTGGTCGCGGCCGCGGCCGCGTCGCTGCGGGCCCAATCCGCCGAGGAGGTCGTGGCCCGGCTCCAACGGGCTGAAACCGAGATCCAGCGGCTCCAATTCGATTATCTTCAAACGACCCGGATCCCGCTCACCGGCGAAACGGTCAAATCCAAAGGCGCCGCTCTCTTCGAACGCCCCAACCGCTTCCGCCTCGAACAAAAATCACCCCAACCGCAAACGGTCGTTTGCGACGGGAAAGACCTCTGGTTTTACCTCCCGGCCCGGGGGCAAGCGCTTCGGGATTCGGTCGACAACTGGGCCCGGTCCGCGGGCTTCCCCCAGGGTCTGTCGCCCTTCCGTCTCGAAACGACGGAACTTCGCGCCAAATACGATATCGCGCTCGAAACGCCCGATCCCAAAACGCCGATTCTCCGGTTGACCCCCCGGGGGGACCGCGCTTTCCCCTACGACCTTCGCGTGTGGGTGGACCTGGCGTCGGGGCTTCCGATCAAAACCGAATTGTCCTCCAAAAGCGTGACCGCGACGACCACCGTTAAAAATTTTAAAATCAATGTCCCTTTGAGCCCCGACGCTTTTCGGTTTTCTCCTCCGGCGGGAACCGACGTGATCGACGCGCCATTGAAATAAATCGAAGGAATCCCATGACCGACATCGCTCCCGGCACCATCGGCCAGTCGCTACGCAACCGACGGCTGCAGAACAATAAAACCATCGAGGACGTCGCCGACGCGACGCGCATCCAAGCCAAATTCTTAAAAGCCCTGGAGGAAGAACGCTGGACGGAACTGCCCGCCCGGGTGTTCCTGGACGGCTTTCTTGTGAAATACGCCGAATTCCTCGGTCTGGACGGAAAAGACCTCCTCCGCCAATTGCGTCAACAACTGGGCCAGACCGACAAACCGGCTTTCACCAACCCCGAACCCGTCCCGGAGGCCGCCGGCGGCGGCGGTTCCCTCCTTCAAATTCGCCTGCCCTTCGTGATGCTGGGCGTGGTGTTGGTGATTCTGGCGGGTTTCTATTTCTACCGCTCCCAGCAGGAACGGCCGCGCCCGGGCCCGTTGAACCTCAACAACGTCAACGATACCCAGCCCCTCCCCGCGGTTCTCTCGTCGTCGACCACCGCCCCGACCCTCCCCATCGTTGAACACACGGCCACGGTGCGAGCCCAAAATCTGGTGTGGTTGCGGGTGTGGGCCGACAACGCCGTCAAATTCGAAGGCACGTTGAACGCGGGCGAGACCCGGCGATGGACCTTCCAATCCCTGTTTCGGCTGCGCGCCGGCAATCTTTCCCGGGTGGTGATGGACGTGGACGGCGGCGCCGTTCCGACTTCGAGCAGTTCCAATCCCGGCGAAGTGGTCTGGCCGGGGACCAACGGGGAACGCGCCACCCTGACGCTCTCGGCCCCGGCGGTTCGGCCGGCCGCGCGCCCGACCGCAACGACCCCCGTCCTCCGCTCCACCTCCCCCGCGCCGGTCCCCCACGAGTGACGCGCGGCCGGGTGGCTTTCGTCGTTCTTGGCTGCGCCAAGAATCAGGTGGAAGCCGAAAGCATGTCGTCGCGCCTGGCCCGAGAGGGCTGGGAAATGACGGCGGACCTGCCCAACGCCTCGGTGATCGTCGTTCACACCTGCGGCTTCCTGGAGAGCGCCCGAAAAGAGGCGGCCGACACCTTGGCCGGCATTCGCAAAGCCGCCCCCCGTTCCTTTCTGGTCATGACCGGTTGCTTCGCCCAATACTTGAACGGCAAATCCTGGCCGGGGGTGGACGCGCTTTTGGGCACGGGACAATTCCACCGCCTTCCCGACGTGATCGATGAAAAGCGGCGGCTGAAAAAAGGCCTGCCCGGGGGCGCCGCCGCGGCGACGGACCGGGGTCCCAACGGCTACCACGACGCCGCCCTTCCGCGCCCACTCCGACCCGGACAGCAATCGGCCTACCTGCGCCTTTCCGAAGGGTGCAATCACCGATGCACCTTTTGCGTCATCCCCCAATTGCGCGGCAATCTCAAAAGCCGACCGGCCGCCGACATTCTGGCCGAAGGCCGGGGGTTGGTGGATCGGGGCGTTCGCGAACTGGTATTGATCAGCCAGGACACCACCGACTACGGCCGCGACCTCCCGCATTTTGGACTGACCGATCTGCTCCAGGATTTTCGACGGTGGCCCGACTTGACCTGGCTCCGACTGCTTTACGCCTACCCCTCCGAAGTGAACGACCGCCTCATCGACCTCCTGGCGGAGGAACCCAAACTCTGCGGGTATCTCGACATGCCCCTTCAACACATCGCCGACGCCGTGCTTAAAGCCATGGCGCGGGAGGGGGGGGAACGGGCGACCCGAACCCTTTTGGACCGCCTTCTAAAACGCGTGCCCGCCCTGGCCCTCCGCACGACTTTCATCGTCGGGTTCCCCGGCGAAACCGAAACGGATTTTCGAAAAGCCGAATCCCTCGTGGCCTCGGGCGTCTTTGAGCACGTGGGCGTGTTCCCCTATTCCTTTGAGTCCCGGTCGCCCTCCGCCCACCTGCCGGGACAGGTTCCGGCGGAAGTCGTCAGCGAACGGTGGCAGCGTTTGTTGGACGCCCACCGGAAGGTCAAAACCGCCAAGGACAAGGCCCGCGTCGGGTCCGACATCGAGGTCTTGGTGGAATGGGACCCCGACGGCCAGCCCACGGCCCGGGCGCGGCACCAGGCGCCGGAAGTGGACGGCGGCGTGCTCCTCGACCGATGGCCGGCTCCCGGCTTTCACCGGGCCCGCGTTACCGGCGTTCGGGACATCCATTTAACGGCGCGGACTCTGTCGGCTCCGGCCCAACGAATCGCGCCGGCCCGGCCGAAATCCAAGCCTCGCGCGGGGGCGCCCCGATGAATCTGCCCAACAAACTCACCGTCGCGCGCCTGGCGTCGGTTCCTTTTTTCCTCTTGTGCGTCTCCTGGGACAACGTCTACGCGCGCCTCGGCGCTCTGCTGATCTTCGTCGGCGCCGGCATCACCGATTTGGTCGACGGCCACATTGCCCGAACGCGGAACATGGTCACGCCCTTGGGGGTGTTCCTGGACCCCCTGGCCGACAAACTGATCATCACGGCGGCTTTCATTTCCTTCATCGAACTCCGGGACCTTCACATCCCCGCCTGGATGATCGTCGCCATCGTGGGTCGGGAATTCGTCCTCACCGGCCTGCGGGCCGTGGCCGCCAGCCAGGGGCAAATCATGGGGGCGGACGACGGGGGGAAATTCAAAACCTCGATTCAGAACACGGCCATTATCGCCATTCTGGTCGCCCTCCTGGTCGCCTCCGGACTGGAGCGCTTCGGGGGGCATTCCATTGAAAGTCTTTATGCCCGGGGCGGTTGGCGCGGGGACGCGGCCCGCGTCCTGGATTGGGTTCCTTTCTGGATGGCCTTCGGCGCCACGCTCTTTTCGCTGGTCACGGGTGTGAGCTACCTGCGCAAACATTGGGCCTTGTTGAAGGAAAATCCGTGACCGAGAGCCCCCGCCGTTCCTGGGGCCAATGGGCCGTTTTGTCCGTGGCGACCGTGGGTTTTCTGGGGTGGGCCCCCTACCACCTGGTTTCCCACAAAAAATGGAAAGGCGGCGGTCTTCTGGGGACCCTCGCCGGCGCCGCCCTGCTTTGGATCGCCCCTGTCGGCGGCCCCCGTTTGTGGGCGTTTTTTGCGGCCGTTCTGGTGGTATCGGTCGTCACAAGCCATTGGGCGGAAAAGTGGCTCTCCCTGGACGACCCCCGCATCGTCATCGATGAAGTGGCCGGGGTCTGGACCGCCTGCCTTCTTTTGCCCCGGGCCACCGTTCCTTTTTTGATGGGCGTCTTTTTCTTTCGCGTCTTCGACGTTTTTAAAGGCCCCTGGGGCCGAGCGGTGTCGCGCCTTCCCGGCGGTTGGGGCGTGGTGGCCGACGACCTGGTGGCGGGCATCATCGCTTTTTTTCTGACCAAGGGAATTTCCGCCGCGATTCTTTAAACGCCGCGTCCCCGGACGCAGACCCTACCCTCCAAAACACCCAACCACTATACAAACGAATAGTTTTTGTTGACAGTCGCGTAAACGATGTATTACGATCTCCTTTCGAACCCATCGGAGGATCCAAATGTCCCAAACCAGCACCAAAGACGAGAAATTTAAAGCCCTGCAACTGGCCCTTTCCACCATTGAAAAGCAGCACGGGAAAGAAGCCATCATGAAGTTGGGGGAAAAATCCGCCAAAGTGAAGGTGGACGCCATTCCGACCGGTTCCCTGCCTTTGGACATCGTGCTGGGCGTGGGCGGGCTTCCCCGGGGCCGCGTGGTGGAAATCTACGGTCCCGAATCCTCGGGCAAAACGACCCTTTCGCTTCACGTGGTGGCCGAAGCCCAAAAACTGGGCGGCACCGCGGCCTACATCGACGCCGAACACGCCATGGACCCGGAATACGCCAAAAAGCTCGGCGTCGACATCGACAACCTCCTGATCTCCCAGCCGGATTCCGGCGAACAGGCCCTGGAAATCGCGGACCAGCTGATTCGAAGCGGCGCGGTGGACATCATTGTGGTGGACTCCGTGGCGGCCCTGGTGCCCCGGGCGGAAATCGAAGGGGAAATGGGGACTCCCACGTGGGTCTCCAGGCCCGCCTCATGAGCCAGGCCCTTCGCAAATTGACCAGCAACATCGCCCGTTCCAAGACCTGCATCATCTTCATCAACCAACTGCGCATGAAGATCGGCGTGATGTACGGCAACCCCGAGACGACCACCGGCGGCATGGCGCTCAAGTTTTACGCCTCGGTGCGGCTGGACATCCGCCGCGTCGAATCCATCAAGCAGGGCGACAAAGTCGTGGGCAACCGCGTCCGCGTCAAAGTCGTCAAAAACAAAGTGGCGGCGCCCTTTCAGCAGGCGGAGTTCGACATGCTTTTCGGCGAGGGCATCTCCCGGGAAAACAGCCTCATCGACATGGGCGTCAACGCCGGCATCGTGGAGAAAGCCGGCACGTGGATTCTTTACAAAGACGAACGCCTCGGCCAGGGCCGCGAGAACGCCCGGGAATTCCTGAAGGCGAACAAAAACATCGCCGACGAGATCGACAAGGCCATCCGGGCCAAGTTTTTCCCCGGGGACGGCGCCGCGGCCGTGGAAGCCAAACCGGCGGCCGAAAAAGAAGTCAAGGAAACCAAAGAGAAAGAGCCCGCCCGCGCCGCCAAAGCCGCTCGCGCCTAGGGGGCCCTCCTTGCCCGAAGAAGCCGCGGCGCTCCCGCCGTTTCTTCAAGAGTTCCTCGACCACCTGCGGGTCGAGCGGAAGCTGGCGGCCAACACCCTGGCCGCCTACGGGGCCGATCTGAAGGCCTATTTTCGGTATTTGAACGAACACCGCCTTCCTTTGGAGGCGGTCAACGCCGAAACCCTGGCCGAATTCCTTTGGGCGCGCCGGACCGAAGGACTTAAAGCGGCCAGCCTCTTGCGCCTGGCCGGCGCCCTGAAACAATTCCACCGCTATCTGAAGCGGGAAGGTCACACCGACCGGGATCCCACCGCCACCCTCACGGGACCCAAAAAACCCGAGCGCCTGCCCAACGTCTTGACCGAAGAAGAAGTGCGTCGTCTACTGTCCCACACGCCCTCGCCCCTCCGCTTCGGCGACCGCCGCTTCCGGGCCATGCTGGAACTTCTCTACGCGACGGGGTTGCGCGTCAGTGAAATGGTTTCTTTAAAGCGGGATCAGGTGGATTTGGAAGTGGGGTATGTGCGGGCCTGGGGAAAGGGGGGAAAAGAGCGCGTCGTCCCAATGAACCGGAGGGCGATCGGCGCCCTCCAAGGCCTGCTGTCGGAGCGGCCGGTGGGTCCCGGAGGCTTTTTGTTCGCCCATCCTTCCGGACGGCCCCTGACGCGCGTGTCCTTTTGGCAACACCTTCGCCGGTGGGCGGCCGCCGCGGGGGTTCATCGGCCGCTCAGCCCCCACGTCTTGCGCCATTCCTTCGCCACCCACCTGCTGGCCAACGGGGCCGATCTTCGGTCCGTGCAGGAAATGCTGGGGCACGCCGACATTTCCACCACGCAAATTTACACCCACGTCGACCGCGAGGCCCTCAAACGGGCCCACCGCCAATTCCATCCGCGCCCGTAGGATCCGTTAAAAAAGAAGACGAGGCTCGATCGAAGCGATCGAACCCCGTCGAATAAAGGACGCGAACCCTCAGACGCCGTATTTCTTGAGGATCATGGCCCCGCCCAGGCCGCCAGAAGCACAAGCCGTGGAGAGGCCGAAACGGGCGTTGGGGTCGGATTTCATTGAATAAAGCAAATTGAGCAAAAGCCGCACACCCGTCGCGGCCAAGGGATGCCCCAGGGCCAAGGTCCCGCCGTTGGGGTTCAAGGCGCCCGACTCGTTGGCCGCCGCCCAGTCCTGGTTGAATTTTTCCTTGCCCACCCGGAAAATGGAGAGACAGGTCGCCGCGAAGGCCTCGTGCAGCTCGATGTGGGAAAGTTCCCCGAATTTCAACTCCGCCCGCTCCAGGGCGATGTTCGTCGCGAAAACCGGAGAGATGCCCATGTAGGCCGGGTTGGTCCCCCAGAATCCCCAGGAATAAATTTCGGCCAAAATTTCGAGCCCCAAATCCTTGGCCCGCTCCTCCGAACACACGATCACGACCGCCGCCCCGTCCGATCGGGCGCAGGCGTTGAACAGCGTCACGGTCCCTTCGCTTCGGCCTTCTTCGTAGGTCTTCCCTTGGATGTACGACCCGTTGTCCCGATAAAAATCCTTGATGGAATAGGACGGCCCGTCAAAAATGGTCGGGGCCTTTTCGAGCATTTTGGGTTTTTCCACCAGGCTCTCCCGCAAAAACGGGTATTCGTCCTTTTCCAGCACCGTTTGACCGCCCCGTTCAATGGGGACGACGTGGGTGGCGTAAAACCCGGTTTTCTCGCCGGTCAATCCCTTGCGATAACTTTCAAAAGCGTATTTGTCCTGAGCCGCCCGGGAGATTGAATACATCTGGGCGCAGATTTCGGCCGTGGCGGCCATGTTGATTTTTTCAATGGGATCGGTGAGGCCTTCTTCGGTGGTGTCGCGGATGGCGATCTCCGGGTCTCCCCACAGGTTGGCCCATTCCGCCTTGACGGTTTCCAGGGATCGAAGCTTTTTGTGGGACCGGGGTCCCCGGATGGCGTAGGGGAAATTGGACATGGACTCCGTCCCGCCCGCCAGGTACAAATCGCCCTCGCCCATCACGATGTGTCGATA
The window above is part of the Elusimicrobiota bacterium genome. Proteins encoded here:
- a CDS encoding helix-turn-helix domain-containing protein, giving the protein MTDIAPGTIGQSLRNRRLQNNKTIEDVADATRIQAKFLKALEEERWTELPARVFLDGFLVKYAEFLGLDGKDLLRQLRQQLGQTDKPAFTNPEPVPEAAGGGGSLLQIRLPFVMLGVVLVILAGFYFYRSQQERPRPGPLNLNNVNDTQPLPAVLSSSTTAPTLPIVEHTATVRAQNLVWLRVWADNAVKFEGTLNAGETRRWTFQSLFRLRAGNLSRVVMDVDGGAVPTSSSSNPGEVVWPGTNGERATLTLSAPAVRPAARPTATTPVLRSTSPAPVPHE
- the rimO gene encoding 30S ribosomal protein S12 methylthiotransferase RimO; its protein translation is MTRGRVAFVVLGCAKNQVEAESMSSRLAREGWEMTADLPNASVIVVHTCGFLESARKEAADTLAGIRKAAPRSFLVMTGCFAQYLNGKSWPGVDALLGTGQFHRLPDVIDEKRRLKKGLPGGAAAATDRGPNGYHDAALPRPLRPGQQSAYLRLSEGCNHRCTFCVIPQLRGNLKSRPAADILAEGRGLVDRGVRELVLISQDTTDYGRDLPHFGLTDLLQDFRRWPDLTWLRLLYAYPSEVNDRLIDLLAEEPKLCGYLDMPLQHIADAVLKAMAREGGERATRTLLDRLLKRVPALALRTTFIVGFPGETETDFRKAESLVASGVFEHVGVFPYSFESRSPSAHLPGQVPAEVVSERWQRLLDAHRKVKTAKDKARVGSDIEVLVEWDPDGQPTARARHQAPEVDGGVLLDRWPAPGFHRARVTGVRDIHLTARTLSAPAQRIAPARPKSKPRAGAPR
- a CDS encoding outer membrane lipoprotein carrier protein LolA gives rise to the protein MRRSALSLLLVAAAAASLRAQSAEEVVARLQRAETEIQRLQFDYLQTTRIPLTGETVKSKGAALFERPNRFRLEQKSPQPQTVVCDGKDLWFYLPARGQALRDSVDNWARSAGFPQGLSPFRLETTELRAKYDIALETPDPKTPILRLTPRGDRAFPYDLRVWVDLASGLPIKTELSSKSVTATTTVKNFKINVPLSPDAFRFSPPAGTDVIDAPLK
- a CDS encoding tyrosine recombinase XerD, which produces MPEEAAALPPFLQEFLDHLRVERKLAANTLAAYGADLKAYFRYLNEHRLPLEAVNAETLAEFLWARRTEGLKAASLLRLAGALKQFHRYLKREGHTDRDPTATLTGPKKPERLPNVLTEEEVRRLLSHTPSPLRFGDRRFRAMLELLYATGLRVSEMVSLKRDQVDLEVGYVRAWGKGGKERVVPMNRRAIGALQGLLSERPVGPGGFLFAHPSGRPLTRVSFWQHLRRWAAAAGVHRPLSPHVLRHSFATHLLANGADLRSVQEMLGHADISTTQIYTHVDREALKRAHRQFHPRP
- the pgsA gene encoding CDP-diacylglycerol--glycerol-3-phosphate 3-phosphatidyltransferase, giving the protein MNLPNKLTVARLASVPFFLLCVSWDNVYARLGALLIFVGAGITDLVDGHIARTRNMVTPLGVFLDPLADKLIITAAFISFIELRDLHIPAWMIVAIVGREFVLTGLRAVAASQGQIMGADDGGKFKTSIQNTAIIAILVALLVASGLERFGGHSIESLYARGGWRGDAARVLDWVPFWMAFGATLFSLVTGVSYLRKHWALLKENP
- a CDS encoding phosphatidylglycerophosphatase A; this encodes MTESPRRSWGQWAVLSVATVGFLGWAPYHLVSHKKWKGGGLLGTLAGAALLWIAPVGGPRLWAFFAAVLVVSVVTSHWAEKWLSLDDPRIVIDEVAGVWTACLLLPRATVPFLMGVFFFRVFDVFKGPWGRAVSRLPGGWGVVADDLVAGIIAFFLTKGISAAIL
- a CDS encoding thiolase family protein; protein product: MRTPIGHLGKSLAGFLPEDLMEAAVRGVFQKTSLYPHAVDGVLVGWVGQGSHAPNIARVTALKAGLPVKAHAYTVQANCVSSLETVASAYRHIVMGEGDLYLAGGTESMSNFPYAIRGPRSHKKLRSLETVKAEWANLWGDPEIAIRDTTEEGLTDPIEKINMAATAEICAQMYSISRAAQDKYAFESYRKGLTGEKTGFYATHVVPIERGGQTVLEKDEYPFLRESLVEKPKMLEKAPTIFDGPSYSIKDFYRDNGSYIQGKTYEEGRSEGTVTLFNACARSDGAAVVIVCSEERAKDLGLEILAEIYSWGFWGTNPAYMGISPVFATNIALERAELKFGELSHIELHEAFAATCLSIFRVGKEKFNQDWAAANESGALNPNGGTLALGHPLAATGVRLLLNLLYSMKSDPNARFGLSTACASGGLGGAMILKKYGV